aaatttaaaaatatatatgaaactaGGAGTCACACAAATGTTGTGACAAACTTCTTGAGTAATGGCTCATTctcaagattaaaattgcataggaatccATACCCAATAATAAACTCTTAGTGTACTTTTGAGCAATTCATAATAAGAAAACTGCGTACGACGACATTTTCGGGGATGTGacctaactcccctagaagtttatttcaatattaatttatgtgaCTTCCTGTTATTTATAACTTGTGCACTTAAACAacaaaaagagttaaaatatcattttaaaaaaaaatctaacttaagGAAAAAgctattttcagattttaaatcctCACGCCGGACTTAGGCAaggtataaatgcaacaaaaaatttgtttctcaattttattgtttgtttgttatttttcaattgagtaTTGCATATTATGTTTGTTAACCTTAGACCTATTAtccgaaaaatttattttcctgattTGCCTAACTACGGAAGATTTCGAATACAAGACTTTccattgataataattttcattcagcATGTTAGCTAGCATTAAATctcaacttaattaaaaattttccaactgttctgattaattcaaaaaatttatgcaatttgttttatttataatgagaGTCAAACATGGCTTTTTGAACTTAACTGATATTAAAATGACAAGCATCAAAATCaagcttaaattttaactaaaaaaacaagtaaaggCCTTTAATACCAAAACATTCTTAAGCTTGTCTCTCAAAATTTGCCTATAATCTGTCTCTAATAAGCTCCCGCCATGGAGTCTGAATTtttctgctgctatggaaacccAATAAAGTGCAtgcaaaaaaaagtgcttttaatacttttctcaACCACCCCTGTCAAAATTTGTCTCCCCAACCTGAAATAGTTGACTTTTGTGATCATAGATGTAAACACTGTCACAAACGACTGGCTAAAGAAGCTCTTTTGATAGACTATACTTAGTTTGTCGAGCTTCTGAAAACGacttatcaataaattaatgtttcccaataattgtattgttaattaaatgcTAGCTTTACTAACTATGTTTTCTTGTTATTTACATACCTAatgtaagttttatatttaattaatgttaattgaattaaatgttagtctttaattagttatatttactttttaaaataaattgtaatatttgaaacagtaaatgataataattaacagTTTAATAGTAAAATGAAGTGATgatttatattatcaaaataattaaaaaaatttataaagaaaaagttgtgaattaatgtttgattaattatgtttactcattaaaatgtaattaattaaatggttACTTTAAGTAtacttaattatcaaaataattatgattttttaaaaaaagaaaagataattatatGTTAGGTTTACTtactatttatgtttatttgttaaaatatattttattaaattgtggCAAACAATGTAATGATTCGTTTGTGCttagttatcaaaataattatgaattaaggtaataaattaatatttgacgAAACCAGTAATTATTCTTTAGCAATGCAAGAGTAGTGTTATTTTCTTCCAAACAGTATTAATCTGcctattcaattttatttacttaaaagcaGTTTCCACTTTAttcagaaagttttaaatttctattaggAAGGAGGTGTTAATGGCTCATTTGAATAGAGAACAAGTATagcacatgaaaaaaaaatttaaactatttagaaataaatattgaatttgaaaatttcttcctAGAAATAGCCTATTTGATGATAAATTCCTTTTTCCCACTCTTTCAAACAgaaggttttatttttgttcacagtaaattattttcaagtgaTAACGTTTACATACCAACATAAAATGGTGCAAATTTTGCAtctataattcaaattatatacaATGTACATTTTATGTTAGTATTTGATCCTGAAACAGTGATATGAAAAGtcctttatattttgaaagtctcatcaaattttaaaaattattatttgagagaaaaattttgtcttaagaTAACTTCTAAATGTGGCTGCATGTAAAGCATAGTCTATTCTTTGCTCAGATATTGAAGACAAAACAACTaagataactttttaatattgaaaagagaagaaaaattgtGCTTGTTAGATCTGGAATTCAAGAATAAGTTTACAAATgaaattgtttgatatttttgatctttcattctctgtactatctgtccttactgtgtgAGCAATGTTGACCCATCTAATGCGTTGTCCATGAAAGAGTGGCCAATGGACGAAATATTAACTCTGGTAGacattggaaataaatttaaaagaactttaagCTGTAAACAGGCTCTAATCCCAGTGGCGGTTGATAGATACGAATgctgctcgcaccgaccacagtgctcctattaaatattctaattggcaggcggatcattggttagaatcTGCTTACTGTGggacgaaggctagtttgttccaatgcttgatatatgagttcccttgttttctgggttggATTTCAAATTTCAAGGTTACTGAGTTGAACCAAACATTCAGATTTGTATCAGCTGCTCAACGCcggttatgaaaaataaaataaagtagcaaattcaaaattggatcaacctttcaatgccggtTATAACATACAGGGAtgtgattcttccgcggatttccgcttttttttcctgatttttcccgctaatttccgctgaaatttttttttgcacaaattaaaatattttatgaagaattaaattttccgCGAAGCGAAAGTATTGAAGTCTTCATTCCTCcctcaaacattgattttcgtatttacctgatttaaaagttgaacgttgcGATTTAAATGtcgtacattgcgattcttatttgcgagatttaaaaatccaatatcgcgatttatAATTACGCgcttttaaaaccctatgtagcgattcgtattcatgcgagcttaaaatccaatgtcgtgattcgtttttgcggttgtaatatcaaacatcgattttcctATTTATGCGTGCTTTAAAATTAGACAGTGGGATTCGTATTcgcgctatttaaaaattacgcatcgtgattcgtatttacgtgatctaaaaattacgcatcgtgatttgtattttcgcattttttaaattcaatatagagtttcatattcaaGTGATTTAATAGCCTCATTTCGGGATTCatattctctttatttaaaatcatgcatgtgattcatatttatatagtcatgcaattttaaaattaatcatcgggatttataatcacatggtttacaaatttaaaaattgcacttttttgtcaaatttttgtgtatatatatattcattcttgaatttcctcttttttactttccaactactctcatccctgaaCATAGAATATGATATGAAACAGTTCAGCAGGTgcgattaatttaaatagttccaAATCTTGATGACACACCTGTGGCGCAGTAGCCGAATAATCGTCCTTCTTACTTATACAATTTAAGGATCGTTTaacgctggttataaaataaaattcttataagtAGTTTACCGCGcgtgattaatttaaatagttagaaTCAACTCTTGATGAATGGCGCTGTTACCGAATCTCTCATCGTCCCAGGGCCGGATTAAGACCTCTTGAGGCCCTaagcactgaaaatattttggtgcCTCCATCTTACAATTAAAAANAGTTAGAATCAACTCTTGATGAATGGCGCTGTTACCGAATCTCTCATCGTCCTTCTTACTTTTACAATTTAGGGTTTTATATGTCATTCACTTGCCAAAGATAcgatttttcaatgaattgatGGTACAAACTTGCAATCGCTTTCGCAGTCTACTTTTGTATTTCAAGTCTGGGGAAAATGTGAAACATGAATCCCACTGAAAGATCTAATGGTATGTTTTTATTCCATAtacgattttcttttttaaagatattttagcagtgaaaattacatttcatatttttcaacgcaccatcaatgtttttaaacacatatttacGCTTGTatacattctatttattttcaagcatagtttataagaagaagaaaaaaattgtaattgtatcatATATGATTTTGTTTGAACTTAAAAGATGTGAACTGTATCGTGCACCCTTGCTATTATTTCGCACTTTAATGCTTTCGTTTGTATCCAGACATTgtcccgcagtagactgatcgttaagacacggttcccagcagatcaccgaagtcaagcatcactggctacggtcagtgtgcgggtgggtgaccacttggatcagtctgcgtagggaccgagggtgtgcggtattggtccNNNNNNNNNNNNNNNNNNNNNNNNNNNNNNNNNNNNNNNNNNNNNNNNNNNNNNNNNNNNNNNNNNNNNNNNNNNNNNNNNNNNNNNNNNNNNNNNNNNNNNNNNNNNNNNNNNNNNNNNNNNNNNNNNNNNNNNNNNNNNNNNNNNNNNNNNNNNNNNNNNNNNNNNNNNNNNNNNNNNNNNNNNNNNNNNNNNNNNNNNNNNNNNNNNNNNNNNNNNNNNNNNNNNNNNNNNNNNNNNNNNNNNNNNNNNNNNNNNNNNNNNNNNNNNNNNNNNNNNNNNNNNNNNNNNNNNNNNNNNNNNNNNNNNNNNNNNNNNNNNNNNNNNNNNNNNNNNNNNNNNNNNNNNNNNNNNNNNNNNNNNNNNNNNNNNNNNNNNNNNNNNNNNNNNNNNNNNNNNNNNNNNNNNNNNNNNNNNNNNNNNNNNNNNNNNNNNNNNNNNNNNNNNNNNNNNNNNNNNNNNNNNNNNNNNNNNNNNNNNNNNNNNNNNNNNNNNNNNNNNNNNNNNNTAGTGATTATAAGTACCCAGACGCCGCGTCGCCTTACAGCTTACACATACAATACGGAAGCATAATCAAGCTAGGCTAGGCGAATcggcatattatttttataaaagaataataaaaaaaattaaatgaaagcttCTTTTTCGGCGTCTTTGTGATACGGTGCCTTTGTGCGCTGCACACTTTGAACACGCCATGCGTCGGGGTTGATCTGATCGTAATTTGTTGTCATTGCACTGGTAAAGATTCGAGTGtagttatttttctgtttgtacTTCAGTTTGGACTCAGCTTTGTCTTCGTAGTGACATGTGTGTATTTACTGTGTAATTTTCAGttggtgtttttaattattacgttAAAGTTCAactacattttgtttaattatttattattatttaaccatcATGGATAAATGGCTAATTAAAATTCCAACTAATAAGTCTGCCACGCCGTCACAACCAAGTTGCAGTGCTTCAAATCCGACTtctagcaaaacaaaaaaaagaaaatatgacgAATCATATTTGCAGTATGGCTTCACATGCTCTTCTCACAACAATGAAGAACAACCAGTGTGCTTAATTTGCAAAGAAGTTTTGGCTGCAGAAAGCATGAAACCGTCAAAACTGCAACGACATTTGAATACTAAACATGCAACGTTATCAAAAAAGCCAATAGAATATTTTGAGCGTCTTTTGCAAAcatcaaataaagaaaagaacacTTTGGAGAAGTATGTTACTTTGAATGATAAATATCTATTGGCATCGTATGAAGTTTCGTATTTGATAGCAAAAACGAAAAAGCCTTTTACTATTGGAGAGCAACTTTTACTACCTGCAGCTATAAGAATGTCTGAAATTGTTCATGGAAAACAGTATGCTGCTGAAATTAGTAAAATTCCATTATCAAATGACACTGTGTCCAAAAGAATTTCAGACATTAGCAATGATCAATTTCAACAGCTTCTTATGAGGCTTAAAGACAGCTCAAAGTTTGCAATACAACTGGACGAGTCGACAGACATTTCAAAAATGGCACAGTTGTTACTTTTTGTAAGATATATTTATGAGGGAAGCATTCATGAAGATATACTGTTTTGTCGTCCTCTGGAAGGTCATACTCGTggaaaagatatatataaaaaagtaaatgagttttttgaaaaagaaggattaaattggaaaaattgtgTTGGTGTGTGCACGGACGGTGCTGCAGCAATGACCGGACAAGATCTTGGTTTTACAGCATTTGTTAAAGCTGGAAATGATCATATTACATTTACACATTGTATGATTCACCGAGAGGCacttgttgttaaaaaaattgcaccagAATTAAACACTGTGTTTTTTGATGCAGTCAAA
Above is a window of Parasteatoda tepidariorum isolate YZ-2023 chromosome 5, CAS_Ptep_4.0, whole genome shotgun sequence DNA encoding:
- the LOC122269491 gene encoding zinc finger BED domain-containing protein 5-like — translated: MDKWLIKIPTNKSATPSQPSCSASNPTSSKTKKRKYDESYLQYGFTCSSHNNEEQPVCLICKEVLAAESMKPSKLQRHLNTKHATLSKKPIEYFERLLQTSNKEKNTLEKYVTLNDKYLLASYEVSYLIAKTKKPFTIGEQLLLPAAIRMSEIVHGKQYAAEISKIPLSNDTVSKRISDISNDQFQQLLMRLKDSSKFAIQLDESTDISKMAQLLLFVRYIYEGSIHEDILFCRPLEGHTRGKDIYKKVNEFFEKEGLNWKNCVGVCTDGAAAMTGQDLGFTAFVKAGNDHITFTHCMIHREALVVKKIAPELNTVFFDAVKIINFIKSRALNSRLFKNLCIDMDSDYTSLLLHAEVRWLSRGRSLKRLLTLKDEVLIFLTEQNSNLADYFQDNLWLLKLCYLADIFDKINDMNLSMQGVCVNMFMLKNKLEAFVKKILIWKNRVESGSLEMFPFTDEYIISNNISKKDTPITKIIVNHLKDMEVYMHRYFPNDIDTQQWICNPFSIEMEEINFLNLKAQEEFAELTSDTTLRLRFSQVPVHEFWIEIKSEYSLLSEMAMNKLLPFCTTYLCESAFSTLTYIKSKHRSTLINVENLLRSALTQIEPRFNYLCKNKQSHPSH